The region TGTCCGCCGTGACCGCCATCGGGCTGGCCATGACCGCCGTGGTGGCGAGACCGGCCAGGCAGCAGGTGAAGCGGGTGCTGGCGCAGGACTACGTGACGGCGGCCCGCACCTCGGGCACGTCCTGGCCGGGGATCGTCGCCGGGCACGTGCTGCCCAACATCTGGCCCGCGCTCGCCGTGAACCTCGCCCTCCAGCTGGGCCGGGCCGTCCTGGCCGAGGCCGGCCTGTCCTACCTGGGGCTCGGCCCGCCGCCGCCGAACGCCTCCTGGGGACACATGCTGCGGGAGGCCCAGGCGACGGTGCTGGTCGCCCCCGGCGGCATCGTCGCCCCGGGACTGCTGCTCGTGCTCCTGGTGATCGGCGCCAACCTGGTGGCCGACGGCGTCCGCGAGGTCGCCGACCCGCTGCTGCGGGGGCGCTGGTGAGACTGCTCGAAGCCGAGAATCTCACGGTGCGCACGGCGGACGGCCGCGAACTGCTGCACGACCTGTCCTTCCGCCTGGCCCGGGGAGACCGGCTCGGGCTGATCGGGGAGTCCGGCGCGGGCAAGTCCCTGACCGTGCTGGCGGTCGCCGGCCTGCTGCCGGCCGGCATGGCCGCCTCGGGCCGGGTCCTCCTGGACGGCGAGCCGATCCTCGGCGCGCCCGAGCGGGTGCTGAACACGGTCAGGGGCCGCGGGATCGCCGTCGTCTTCCAGGACCCGCTCGCCGCCCTGGACCCCCTGATGCGGGTCGGCGCACAGGTCGCCGAGCCGCTGCGACGCCACCGCGGCCTGCGCGGGGCCGCGGCGCGGCGCGCGGTCATCGAGGCGCTGGCGGAGGTGCGGCTGAGCGACCCGGACCGCATCGCCCGGTCCTATCCCCACGAGATCTCCGGCGGCCAGCGCCAGCGGGTGGCGACGGCCATGGCGCTGGCCTGCGATCCGGCGTTCCTGATCGCCGACGAGCCCACGGCCGCGCTGGACGGCACGGTCCAGGCGGAGATGCTCGCGCTGCTGGACCGGCTGGTGGCGGCTCGCGGCATGGGGCTGCTGTTCGTCGGCCACGATCTGGCCGTGGTGGCGCGGATCAGCCACCGGATCCTGGTGCTGGAGGGGGGCAGGGCGGTGGAGGAGGGCGCGGTCGGGGACGTGCTGGGGGCGCCGTCGCACCCGCACACCCAGGACCTCGTGTCGGCCGCCCGGCGGCTGCACGGAGCGCTGGAACGGATGCTGCCGTGACGTCGCCACCGCCGCCACCACCACCGTCGCCGGCGCCTCCGATCCTCGGCGTACGCGACCTGGGCTTCGCCTACCGGCGTGGTCCCGCCGTGCTCGGCGACGTCTCCTTCGAGGTCACCGCGGGCCGCGGGCTGGCTCTGGTGGGGGAGTCGGGAGCGGGCAAGACCACGCTGGTCCGCCTCATGCTGGGGCTGCTGCGGCCCCGCACGGGGCAGGTGCTCCTCGACGGCCTGCCGTTGCGCGGACGGATGCGGGCGCTGCGCCACGCGGTGCAGCCCGTCTTCCAGGACCCGTACTCCTCGCTGGACCCACGCCGGCGGGTGGACCGGATCGTCGGCGAGCCCCTGCGCTCGCTCGGCGTCGCCCGCGGCGCGGCGGCGACGGCCATGGTCGAGGAGGCGCTGCGCACGGTGGGACTGCCTCCGGACGCCGCCCGCCGCTATCCCCACGAGTTCTCCGGGGGGCAGCGGCAGCGGATAGCGATAGCGCGGGCGATAGCGGCCTCCCCCCGGGTGCTGCTGGCCGACGAGCCGGTCAGCGCCCTGGACACCGCCACCCGGCTCAGGCTCCTCGATCTGCTCGCCGACCTGCGGGAGAACAGGCGGTTGACCGTGGTGCTGGTCTCCCACGACCTGGCCGTCGTGGCCGCGCTGTGCGAGGAGACCGTGGTCCTCGACCGGGGGAGGGTGGTCGAGCGCGGAGCCACCGCCGAGGTGCTCGGATCGCCGCGTCATCCCTGCACACGGCGCCTTGTGGCCGCGGTGCCACGGCTCCCGGGAGCACAGGGCCGCCCGGGAACCCGCCCTGACCTGTGAAAAGCCGATCCAATAACGGACGGATGGCGGCCTTTCCTACCGTGAAGGCGTCGGACAGAGTTCCCAGCCAATGTGAGAGGTAAGAGATGAAGAACACCCTGCTGTCGCGCCTCGGCCGGATCGTCGGAGCCATGGTCGTCACGTTCGCGTTCGTGGCCTTCCCGCTCAGCGGAGGCGCCGCCGCCGGTGCCGTCATTGACGCCAAGCCGGTCTACGAGGTGCCCGCCACGAAGCTCTGCTGCGGGTTTCCGTGATCTGGGAGCCCCGTTAACAGGGCGTGAATTCTTGTTGTCGGCTGGAAATCGAATCGTGTGATTCTCACTAGGTCCGGTCGCGCTCACAGTGGAGCGGGATCGGTTGGGGGTAGGGCGACTTTCCCGATCTGGGACGGTCGAAGCTGACGCGGTCTGCCGCTCTGGACGGATCGTCAGCCGAAAGTACGCGCACTCTGGGAGATCAGCCCTTGACGGGTGGTGCCCGGTCGAAGCAGCCGAGGGGGGCGGCCTCGCCGGGTGCCACGGGGGTGCTCGGCGTGTGGCAAGGGGGGACACGAACGGCATGGTCTCGTGCCGCACGCCGAGTGGGTGCGGCGGCCGTCGGGCCGCCATATGTCCTATACATTTGTCTTATGCGTTTTCATCTGGAAAGAGACTTTACGGGACACCCAGCATCACAGTGACTGAAAGTCGTTGAGAACGGCTCAGCTGTCGAGGTTCGGACGTAGCACACACGATTGGGATGGATTAATCTCTCGGTCAGGTTCTCTGGCATGGGGGAGCTACGCCAGCTCAACAGGAGATGTGGGTGGACTTCCGGATCCTGGGCCCACTTGAGGTCGTTCTCACTGACCGAAGGCTGGAGCTGGGGGGAGCCAGACAGCAGACGGTCCTCGCCGCGCTGCTCCTGGAGGCGGGCCGCACGGTCACCGTCTCCCGCCTCACGGAGACCATCTACGACGACGCCCCTCCGCCGACCGCCAAAGCCCAGATCCAGATCTGCGTCTCGGCTCTGCGGCGCCTGTTCGGCAACTGCGGCAGGCCCGACATCATCGCGACGCAGTCCAACGGCTATGCGGTGCGCATCGCTGACGAGGGCCTCGACCTCGGCCGGTTCGAGCACCTCCTGCGCCGGGCCAAGCAGGCCCGGGCGGAGAACCGCGCCGAGGACGCGGTGGCCCATTACCGCGACGCGCTCGCCCTGTGGCGGGGCCCCGCCCTGGAGGGCATCGAGAGCAGGGTGGTCCAGGCGGCCGCGATGCGCCTGGACGAGGACCGCGTCGCGGCCAACGAGGACTGCGTCGACCTGCAGTTCGACCTCGGCCACCACCACGAGCTGGTCGGCGAGCTGACCGCGCTGGTGGCGCAGTATCCGCTCCGCGAACGGCTGCGGGGACAGCTCATGCTGGCCCTCTACCGCTCCGGCCGGCAGGCCGAGGCCCTGCAGGCCTACAACCAGGCCAGGCGCGTGATGATCGAGGAGCTGGGGATCGAGCCGCACGAGCGGCTCCAGCGGCTCCAGCACGCGATCCTCACCTCGGACCCCGAGCTGAACCCGCCCGCGACCGCCGTGCGGGTGAGCACGCCTCCGCCACCCCCTCCGCCGGTCGCCGTGCCCCGGCTGCTGCCGACCGACATCGCCGACTTCAGCGGCCGGTCCAAACTGGTGGACGAGATCATGGAACGGCTGGTGGGCTCCGGCGGCGGTCCCGGCAGATACGCCGTGCCCATCGTCGCGCTGTCCGGCAAGCCCGGCATCGGCAAGAGCACCATGGCGGTGCACGTGGCGCACCGGGTCGTCGAGCACTATCCGGACGGCCAGCTCTACGCCAACCTCCACGGCGGCTCCTCCCGGTCGGTCGCCGCCATCAGGGTGCTGGAACGCTTCCTGCGGGCGCTCGGCGTGACCGGCTCCTCCGTCCCGGACGGTCTGGAGGAGCGGGCCGAGCTCTACCGCATGCTGCTCGCCGACAAGAAGGTGCTGATCGTCCTGGACGACGTCGGCACCGAGGGCCAGGTCCTGCCGCTGCTGCCCGGCAGCCCCAACGCGGCGGTCGTCCTCAGCAGCAGGAGCCGCCTGGCCGGACTGTCGGGCGCCGTCCACGTCGAGGTCGACGTCTTCGACTCGGCGCAGTCGCTCGACCTGCTGTCCCGCATCGCCGGGGCCGAGCGCGTGCAGTCCGAGCCCGCCTTCTCGGTGGCCCTGGCCGAGCTCTGCGGCCACCTGCCGCTGGCCCTGCGCATCGCGGGCGCCCGGCTGGCCGCCCGCCCCCACTGGAGTATCGAGCAGCTCGTGGAGCGGCTGGCGGACGAGACCCGGCGGCTCGACGAGCTCAAGCACGGCGAGATGGCGATCAGGGCGAGCATCTCCCTGACGTACGAGAGCGTGAGCGGCGACGCGAGGCGGCTGTTCCGGCGGCTGGCCATCCTGGACTGCGACATCATCACCGCCTGGCTCGGCTCGGCCCTGCTCGACCGGCCCGTCGCGGAGGCGCAGGACCTGCTGGACGACCTCGCCGACGCCCAGCTGCTGGAGACGACCGGCACCGGCCGGGGCGTCAACGTCCACTACCGCTTCCACGACCTCATCAGGGTCTTCGCCCGCGAGCGCCTGGCCGCCGAGGAGCCCATCGCCGAGCGCAGCGCGGCCCTGGGCCGGATGCTCGGCGGCCTGCTGACCCTCGTCGACGCGGCCAGGCGGAAGGAGCTGGAGGACCGCCTCCTGATCCCGCCCCCGGCGTGGTCGCTGCCCGAGGCCCTGGTCGACCGGCTGGTGGAGCACCCGCTGACCTGGTTCGAACGAGAACGGTCCATTCTCGTCTCGGGCATCAGGCAGGCGGCGCAGGCCGGTCTGTCGGAGGTCTGCTGGGGGCTGGCGCTCGGTGCCGCCACCTTCTTCCTGTCGCGGTTCTACCTGGACGACTGGCGTGAGGCGCAGCAGCTCGCGATGGCCGCCGTGCAGCAGGCGGGGGACATGGCCGGGCAGGCCGCCATGTTGTACGTCAACGGGGCGCTGGCCTCCAACGAGCGCAGGTTCGACGACGCGCGCCGCGACTACCTGGCGGCGATCCAGCTGTTCACCGAGCTGGACGACCAGCGCTCCCTCGCCACCGCGCTGGCCAACCTCGGCTATCTCCACCTGGTCACCGGACAGCTCGACGCCGCGGCCGAGCGGTGTCGGCAGGCGCTCGACCTCTCGCGGCGCCACGGCACGCCGAGCAACACCAGCAACGTGCTCTGCCACCTCGCGCAGATCCGGCTGTTGTTCTCCGACCCCGAGGGCGCCGAGGCCCTGCTGTCGGACGCGATGGAACTGGCGGGTGGCGTCAGCGGACGGCAGAAGGCCTACATCCAGGTCAGGCTGGGCTACACCTATCTGGAGCTGGGCCGGTACGCGGCGGCGCTCACGATTGTGGAGGCGGCGCTCGCCGTCTACCAGAAGATCGGCGACCCCATGGGGGAGTCGTACGCCCTGATCTGCACGGGCCTGGCGAAGCTGCGGCTCGGCGCCAGGGCCGAGGCGAGCGGCACGCTGCGGCACGCCCTGATGCTGGCCACCACCACCGACGACCGGCTCAGCAGGGGCCGGGTGCTGGCCGCACTGGCCGAGCTCGCCCTCGCCGAGGGCGACTCCGCCGGCGCGGTCACCGCCGCCGAGCAGGCGCTCGACCTGCTCGCCGGCGTGCCGCTGGACGAGGTCAACGCGCTCAAGCTGCTCCGGGACGCGCACCGGGCGCGGGGCGACGACGCGTCGGCTGTGGAGGCCGTCGCCCGCATCCTGGCCGTCGCGGCGAAGCTGGGCCCGGAGGTGGCCGAGCGGCTGCGGGTCGTGCTGGCGACACCCACACATCGGGCCGGTCTGTCCTAAGGCGGCCGCTGCCGGGACTGCCAACCTGTTGGAATCCCCATCGGTTGGGTCATAGGATCAGTCCGCAACGGTAATCTTCTCGTCCATCCCCATCAACATGTGAAACCGATCATCCTTGTGGGCCCGGAGGACGGGCCCGATAAGTGCAAGGAGTCATGCGGTGAAGTTTCGCATTCTCGGGCCTCTGGAAGTCATGGACGGCGCGCATCGCGTGGACCTGGGCAGCACGAGACAGCAGACGGCCCTCGCCGTGCTCCTGCTGGATCACAGCAGGGGCACGTCCATCGGCAGGCTCATCGAGGCGGTCTACGACGACAACCCGCCCACGACCTGCCGCTCACAGGTGCAGATATGTATCTCGGCCCTGCGCCGGGTCTTCGCCCAGCACGGCCGGCCCAACCTGATCTCCACTCACTCCCAGGGGTACGCGATCGAGATCGGGGACGACGAACTCGACTCCGACCGCTTCGGAACCCTGGTCCTGACGGCCCGGCGGGCGGCCTCGGCCGGCGCGGCCTCGGCCGCCGTCGGGCACTACCGCGAGGCGCTCGCCCTGTGGCGGGGCCACGCACTGGAGGGGATCGACGGCAGGCTGATCCGGGCGGCCGCCCGCCGCCTCACCGAGGACCGGATCGCCGCCCACGAGAACTGCATCGAGCTGGAGCTCTCCCTGGGACGGCACCAAGAGGTGATAGCCGAGCTGACGGAACTGGTGGAGCGGTATCCGCTGCGCGAGCAGCTGCGCGGCCAGCTGATGACCGCCCTCCACCAGTCGGGACGGCAGCCCGAGGCCCTGCACGTCTACCGTGAGGGCAGGCGGATCCTCGTCGAGGAGCTGGGGATCGAGCCGAACGAGCGGCTGCGGCGGCTCGAACACGCGATCCGGGTCTCCGTCGAGACGGGGCGGCCGGCGCCGGCGCCACCGGTGAGCGCCGCCGTGACGACGGCGCCCCGGGCCGGAGCCCCGCGGATGCTGCCGGCCGGCATCGCCGACTTCACCGGCCGCGCCCCGCAGGTCGACGCCGTACGCCGCCTCGTCACGCCGTCACCGGCGGAACGGGCGTCGTCCGCCGTGCCGATCGCGGTCATCACCGGCAAGCCGGGCGTCGG is a window of Microbispora sp. NBC_01189 DNA encoding:
- a CDS encoding ABC transporter permease, with the translated sequence MRSRALVAGCVLLGGVVAIALVSALWTPYDPGDTSGGRLEPPGPEHWLGTDRLGRDLLTQLMIGARVALSIGAGAVALGGALGLLAGLAAGFAVRWLDDVMAVALDILIAFPTLLLAMLVVAARRGSLLSAVTAIGLAMTAVVARPARQQVKRVLAQDYVTAARTSGTSWPGIVAGHVLPNIWPALAVNLALQLGRAVLAEAGLSYLGLGPPPPNASWGHMLREAQATVLVAPGGIVAPGLLLVLLVIGANLVADGVREVADPLLRGRW
- a CDS encoding ABC transporter ATP-binding protein, whose translation is MRLLEAENLTVRTADGRELLHDLSFRLARGDRLGLIGESGAGKSLTVLAVAGLLPAGMAASGRVLLDGEPILGAPERVLNTVRGRGIAVVFQDPLAALDPLMRVGAQVAEPLRRHRGLRGAAARRAVIEALAEVRLSDPDRIARSYPHEISGGQRQRVATAMALACDPAFLIADEPTAALDGTVQAEMLALLDRLVAARGMGLLFVGHDLAVVARISHRILVLEGGRAVEEGAVGDVLGAPSHPHTQDLVSAARRLHGALERMLP
- a CDS encoding ABC transporter ATP-binding protein, producing MTSPPPPPPPSPAPPILGVRDLGFAYRRGPAVLGDVSFEVTAGRGLALVGESGAGKTTLVRLMLGLLRPRTGQVLLDGLPLRGRMRALRHAVQPVFQDPYSSLDPRRRVDRIVGEPLRSLGVARGAAATAMVEEALRTVGLPPDAARRYPHEFSGGQRQRIAIARAIAASPRVLLADEPVSALDTATRLRLLDLLADLRENRRLTVVLVSHDLAVVAALCEETVVLDRGRVVERGATAEVLGSPRHPCTRRLVAAVPRLPGAQGRPGTRPDL
- a CDS encoding AfsR/SARP family transcriptional regulator: MDFRILGPLEVVLTDRRLELGGARQQTVLAALLLEAGRTVTVSRLTETIYDDAPPPTAKAQIQICVSALRRLFGNCGRPDIIATQSNGYAVRIADEGLDLGRFEHLLRRAKQARAENRAEDAVAHYRDALALWRGPALEGIESRVVQAAAMRLDEDRVAANEDCVDLQFDLGHHHELVGELTALVAQYPLRERLRGQLMLALYRSGRQAEALQAYNQARRVMIEELGIEPHERLQRLQHAILTSDPELNPPATAVRVSTPPPPPPPVAVPRLLPTDIADFSGRSKLVDEIMERLVGSGGGPGRYAVPIVALSGKPGIGKSTMAVHVAHRVVEHYPDGQLYANLHGGSSRSVAAIRVLERFLRALGVTGSSVPDGLEERAELYRMLLADKKVLIVLDDVGTEGQVLPLLPGSPNAAVVLSSRSRLAGLSGAVHVEVDVFDSAQSLDLLSRIAGAERVQSEPAFSVALAELCGHLPLALRIAGARLAARPHWSIEQLVERLADETRRLDELKHGEMAIRASISLTYESVSGDARRLFRRLAILDCDIITAWLGSALLDRPVAEAQDLLDDLADAQLLETTGTGRGVNVHYRFHDLIRVFARERLAAEEPIAERSAALGRMLGGLLTLVDAARRKELEDRLLIPPPAWSLPEALVDRLVEHPLTWFERERSILVSGIRQAAQAGLSEVCWGLALGAATFFLSRFYLDDWREAQQLAMAAVQQAGDMAGQAAMLYVNGALASNERRFDDARRDYLAAIQLFTELDDQRSLATALANLGYLHLVTGQLDAAAERCRQALDLSRRHGTPSNTSNVLCHLAQIRLLFSDPEGAEALLSDAMELAGGVSGRQKAYIQVRLGYTYLELGRYAAALTIVEAALAVYQKIGDPMGESYALICTGLAKLRLGARAEASGTLRHALMLATTTDDRLSRGRVLAALAELALAEGDSAGAVTAAEQALDLLAGVPLDEVNALKLLRDAHRARGDDASAVEAVARILAVAAKLGPEVAERLRVVLATPTHRAGLS